GAACACACTATCGCCGTATCGTCGAAAATACTATCGGCTATTTTTGTAAGACTTGAAACGCCAAACGGTGACATGTTTCGATACCGCCTGAATCAAAAACAGACGGTAGCAAGAACcgtttccattttttaaatcaaggtTACGGTTGTGTCTTTGCCAAAATTACCTGCGACTGGAGCCTCCCATCTTCTGTAACAATCCAGTGTGTCGACCCACTAGTTATTGTACACTGCTCCAGCAGAAGCTTTAGCAGGACAAACACAACGACCGACGACGCCATGATGCGCTCCCTATGAATATGCATTGGCCAGTGTAACGCCAGAACGTGGCATGTGTATGGCTGCCTGCTCATGACGTCAATTTCCGTCGTCTGCAAACAAGCGGTTAGTGAGATGTCGCACAGAACGCCAATTACATATCTTACACAAATGAAACAAGAACACGTCGTCTGCAAACACAAGCTGTTTAGTGAGATGTCTCACTGAAAGTAAGTTACATATTTtacaccaataaaaaaaaaaatgtcgtctgcaaacacaAGCTGTTTGATGAGAAGTCAGTCTGAAACTGGTtacaactgaaacaaaaaacacttcCAGGTTCTTGACATAATTCTATTTACTGACTTTATTTCGACAAAAGATCTAAACAGTGCTTTTGCGACACCATTTCGACACCACTGATTACTGAGTAAGACattcaaaaacacattcaacactGAACGCGTTTTTCAAAGATTTGGAAGAAAAAACTTATAtcaagtacagtgatacctcggttctcgaacataattcgttccgggaggacagtcgagaaccaaattgttcgagaaccgaagcaatgaaacccataggaaataattgaaactggattaattcgttccaagccccagaaaatgcctatttactggactaatttgtatataatatgtagaaaaacatgagtctcaacaagaaataagaaataaaagtgtatttattaaaacaaaaaaaaaaaaaccaaaaaaataaaatgtactgtacagtacagtaaattgtgtttcatttactgtacctgtaccaaactttatggcaggagggaatgaatgtggagggaggagggaagggggatggttattgttttgaaggggagtcctcttcaataaaaacagagggtattaactgctcttcgggtgtttctgttctctgtatcttttgctgaggagaatcagaatcttgctctgcagttgcttgtctgatttctttacggaagaatttgtcaattgtttgctgtttttttctcctttgcaaaattttgcggaaagtgtacataacattgtcattaaaaaagttaactgctctatttgctaccactttatcagggtgatgttgttcaacaaaatttgcgatttctgcccattttgcacacatttcatggctctctccacaaaaaacgtcactctctctctctgcactcacactgatgacgcaagcaaggcgcgctgggccgaatgaacgccattctgctcaactcggctcatctcggacgttcggatgttcgagttccaaatatttgttcggattccaagacaaaattttctcgaatttcctggtcgaataccgatttggtcgaaagtcaaggcgttcgagaaccgagatATCACTGTATCGCGATATAGATAGTAATATATAACgcttaaattaataatattaactgTGATTCCCTTAGCATTATGCACCATCAAGCAGCTGCATGGGTGTTGTAGACTAACGTGTCAGCTCCCTATAAACACTCAAAAGACCAGCCACATAAAATAGTTAAacatcctctttctctctctctcatgcgcACAAACACGTACAGGGTCACAGAGAGCCAGCGCAGGCCCCGGGCTAATGAACTTTCCAGGCCCCTTTTAACTGTAACCGTGAATTATTTTCCCAGtcaataataatatgcttacaattggATTGACCAAAGCCAGGCCTTCTTCACACCCGCAGGCCCTAGTACAGCATCCCTCTGCTCACCCCTCTTGACGGTccttcagagagagagagaaatatgttttcGTGTTGTTATTTTTACGGGTTTTGTTCACTTTGAATTCGTTTAGATTCGCGGATATTTGATAGGAAATCTTAACCATTATCATCTCTCTTTAAGCCACATTCTTTTCTCTTGAGTTGCTTGATATAAAGTTTATGCAAGAAGGCGACCAAGTTCGAACAATCATTTTAATTGTCAGGTTAAACATAAGGTCGCTGGGCTGAGCGGACTATAGTGATTTGGGTAATTGACAGCTGCTTGCTCCAACGTTAAAcatcctttttttgtttttgttcattaaaCATCAAGGGTAATCTGTGCCCGTGTGACGTACGCTACAGATCGTTAtattgtttaattgtttttcgAGTCCAATTCAGTTTGAGAAGGAACTATAAGTGAACTTTTTAAGAGTGTGTCACCGTGACACAACTGATGATAATCGAGAGATTTTATGTAGTCATTGGAAAAGATCGATCAGCTCATCGATTTTCAGTCTACCAACTGATACAACACAAAAACGTAGCATTCTGATTGAAttttagaggttttttttctctaacacacgaaataaacacatacatcGCTACCTTAattcacatacacattctcttatatatatatacacacacacatgagtgtacatatgtacacagaAGCTTCTGAAAAGGGAACAAAAGTAAGAGCACCTACCTTGATCTGTTCGTAAGAAGTCTGATTAGACATCGGCCTAGGGCGTGAATTTAAATAGGGTGTTCAAAGACAGCGAACAAGGTCCGCTTATAacagagggggaggggagagagatgGGGGCTGGCACAGGGAAAGGGAGAAAGGCCCTGTTGTATACCGAAGGTGTTGGATGCCAATGGAGAGGGAAACAAAATGTGTACCCCGTCCATGCTCTTAAAGTCACCAGAAGTTCCCTTGGCAGAAGACAAAACAAGGCCAATCACTGatttaaacttgtttaaaaatataagggAGATCAGAAGTGGGAGATTGTTGAAAATTGTGAAAggtcagaaaaattaaaagaaaaaagtaaagaaaagaaatcggTTTCGCGCTCAATCGTTTCGATAATTTACTACACTTCAGTACGCCCCTCTCGATCCGCCACACCCTCGGACAGGGATTTGTTCCCATTTGTATACCAAACCTGTATCTCAAATGAGCATAACCGCACAGTAAATCATTATATTTCTTACTTTTCGATATTAATTTTGCAATGCTGCAACTGGCCATGTAAACATAATTGGGACactaaacttattttctttgacAATAATTAATGAACTAAGGTAACCCCTATCACGTGTGCACATGGTCGGTCTGTCGCAAAACTGCGTTCCTAGCTACAGGCTGTGTACGTGACTGTTTTACAAGAATTTTACGAGACTGCTTATGAAAGAAGCCTCGGGGAATGTAATGTCATTTGTATTCAGTGGGGTTTTACTTTAGAAAATGTCATCTTTGTAGCTGTTTTCTGACACAATAGTAAAATAGATCGAACTTACCGAACGGTTGggagaaaagaagaggagggaaggggaaacATGAAACATTCGTCAGAGCAGATAGTCATGTACACATTTAACCACACATAGTTAtagcgcgagcacacacacacgccagcACAAGTATATCACAGACTGATGAGGGTGATGCTGgacttaatttttctttctgatccCTATTATAATATTTGCTTCTGCGTGTGCGTCAGTACAATTAATCAGCATAATGAACATTTGTATTTCGTCTTCTaaaccagcaccatagaagcctgTATTAATGAAGCCATGCAAAGACTGAATGGTAACAAACGAACaaactcaacgatgataaaacggaaAGCCCTCCTATGATTGAGAAGaggaaatccatcttcactcgatCGTTTGTCCACCAATTAAATCACATCGAGGTAGGCGAAACCAACACATTATCTTTGCGTCCTACCTCAGGaacctgggattcattgtcactacAGACAACTCTTGCTGAACAAGTgacactgtctgtctgtcggtgaGTCTGCCTATGAACTACGCAAGATCAgtgccatccgtcacattctgtctacgcgcgctaccaacattcttgtctgtgcgtttgttttaGCCAGACTTGATTAGTGCAACTCTTTGCTTGCTGACTGCCCCgattaccttcttcacaaactccagaaagtacagaactctgctgcacgtctggtgcttataGCTCGGAAATGAGACCACGCCACCcatctccttcgttttctgcactggcttcccatccgttctcgcatccagtacaaactgtccgtgctgttttaatttatttgctggcatctgccctgattatttctctgagctgctcttcccttacatcccaggtAGACAACTATAGGCTCCTCGATCggctcttgttctttggttcctctgcgttttctgtatttcattttattcttcgttaacACCgtaggttgtttattcttttatagctcatatatgttatttgtttattttcctgtcccttgtatgttgccaatgtttcgttcttgttcttaagcgctaaaagCATAATCCTTAGGAGtttgagtatgcgctttacaaattttgcgttcattattattattcacgcGTAAACTCAGTCGACAACACAAAACGGAGGTCATTGAGGTCATTACGTTTAATTTACATCCTCTGAAATAGGCCACCCAAGCTGACTAAACATTCGGATACTGAAGTTTGATCAGGACACGTAATACAGTGTTATATGATAAAGAAGATATAGCTGCGtggaaataattaaaatacaaagctagtttttaaaagctgaaacTTTTATCTCAGAAAGAAGCAAACGGCACGATTAAGATTTATGTTCTTTTACCTTTCAGTGTCATGTTTGTTTAATACATCTTTCTGTAAAGGCATGAAAGCAGAACTTACTAAAAACGAAAACACGtgtacagttttaaaaaaatactgtcactgcagttccTACGTTTTGGATGCAGTGAAGCCAATggtcaaagggaagcaactagCGTCATAGTGAATGGGTGGTATTTTGATAGagttttttcccatttattGTGCTGGTCCtgctttaagatttttttttatatatataatctagACCCGAATTTCATAATTTCACTACTAATTTGTGAAATAAACATCGTAAACGATTTCTTTCTCAGGAATCTTGCACATTGCTCCATGCAAAGTTGCTGCTTTATCGATTTGgatgtataattatttattttgaatagaCTGAACGCTTTATAAGACTATAGGATCTGGTTTATATAGGGGAGGAAGACGTAAAAGAATTTGGTACTGTATAGATTTTATGTGGTCATACAGCAAGGCGCACACATGAGGATAAAGGGAGACGAGAGCTAAAGACATTTTGACGTGTTTTCTTAGAGTGGTTTCCCTTGTAACATACACACCACAGAGACCACGGAcacatatagaaggactgacagACTTGAATGATCTACGAGGTCTGTGGACAGGCCGCGCCTCAGCATTAAACGAAATACGAGAAACTGTTATTTCATTATAATAAGTTTACTACAAACTCTTAAATGTAAGAGAAGAACGCTTTCATATACATAGTAGCATTTAGACATTTATAGTTTACTGTGATCACCATGCATCCTGTTCTTGTGTATTGCCTAAGTAAACGAAACTTGAGCCTTAGAAGCCAGATGCTGATATAAGAATAataccatctttttttctgggaAGATGGGTGGTGTGTGGTCACGACAAGTCTTATAAGTTAATCTTTTAATAAACCTTTTTAATTATTGCACAAATTAAGTACATCTGCTTCGTACTTCGTATCCAGTTTGCTGTATTATAGTCGTTTTTTAAACTCCTTTCCAATCTTTTGTAGCCTATTTTTCCGTCATATACACCCTCAGATTTGTTAATGTGTTTGCTACACCCTAGATAAGTCACTAAAAACCGGTGGGATAGTTTGTACTAAATTTGAACTGTAACCAATTGAAGGATTAACTTTTTCCTGTTTGCCAGAGGATGCTAACATTTTGCCACAGTGTTAACCATGTCAAATTACTGATTTAAGCACAAGGAAGGTTTTGAGAATTAAACGGTTTAAATAGGTCGGGCATGTCCTCTATTCTTTTAATCTACTGTTATATGTTAaatattactactactattataaaataatctctTTTTAACCAAGGATTTTGCTTACCATGCAATGTTTGATTGTAATTTATTGATGATGGAATATCTATTAGAAGTCGTAATATGCTGACAAAAATCTCTGAAACCATCAAGAATGAAGGCATTGAATTTATCAGCTTTTACTTATCATCTGTTGCAGCTTTGGTGCCTGTAAATGCTGGTGTATTAGTTGGCATTGTTGTACTCTAACTGCTGACCACAGATACATACATCATGGCAGCAGATGGTGAAAGAATTGCAACAAGTTTGTATCTGTAAAATGAGAGACAACactgttttattataaaaacacaACCAGTTCATTTCACAGCAGAAGAATTtttcaattaataaaaattgcaaATGTCTAGGAAGGCATAGGGTCTCACAGAAACTGGcaataaactgtaaagagtCCTGATTGTCTGTGGCATGACCTGAAGGCAGggtcttctctttcttcaaccttttttctttcctttcaatcAGGTAATCTTATGGGTTGGCAGgggtaatttattttcagtcacaAGCATAGGTGATCTTTGAACTAGTGATCTTTTTCCCAGTTTCACATTCTGACCACCATAGTACTGTCACTGGCACTGTCtaaatatttctacaattttttttaatttgttgaagTTTTTCATGCcgttaaagaaattttttttttttttacaattcttCTTCTCTTATTCCCTTTCACCCCCAGTTGAGCATAGGGCCGGATTTTTACTATTACAGGCTCCCACCCAAAAATGAAATGAGGTGATATTAATCCTTactgaataaattttaaaattacacaAATTATGTGAGACTAGTTTAGTTTTTTaatgaaggattttttttattattttctagtATTTATAGATCAGTGTGCAATTTTCAAAGATCACAGACATAAAACAGAACTACTTGtttctggggaaaaaatccaATAATAAAACTCATAAAAGTAGTGCACATCACTTTTTTTTGACTCTGCAGCTGGTGCAGTAGAGAAGGGAGAAGACAAGGTCATAGTAACCTGCCTTGTAGATGACTTGCAAGTATCAGGACTTGTCaacaaaacagtcaaaaatGGATCTGTTTCTGTCACATTTGGAGACAGGTATAATGAAACATggtatttttaacattaaaaaaattttatctgGGATCTCAGATTTTGATGGCTGCAAGATTATCAATTGTCAAATGCAGATAACTAAATATTTGCAGCAACATGTTTTAACACGTAAATAGGACCCCCAGAAGTTAACAGCTATTACAGCAAAATGATAAAACCTTTCTTGTGGGTACATTTATGTGTCCTGTTACTCCCTTTCTGTGGTAGAATAGATGATCTCCATGATCCTCAGATTTGTGCAACTCTTTGAACATCTgctatttttaatcttttaccAAATGTGAAAGAATTCATTATTTGCTGCTGATTCATTGTGTCACAGCTCCCTGGACATGACGGCCATTGTAAAagggaagaacaaagaaactgtttttagaAAGGTTGTAAAGAAACTACCAGGTCCTATCATGAAAGACCAGTGCACATGGACTGTAAGCATACTCATATTTCATTGTATATTATAGCCTAATGAGatatgcttgtttatttgtccaTCATGCAAGCTTTCTGTAAAATTGCTATATGTTGAAAGATAATCATTTTAACACCTTGTTGTTCTGCCTATTACAAAACGATTTTCTGTGttatatttaaagttttaattattaaaagcTTTTGTAGTTCACACTATCTGGCAAGACTAACAAGTGGAACTGTGCCATTTATGAAAATCTAAGAATTGCACAAAACTTGGTCAGttattattatctattttatGTGGCTGACATATTTGTCAAGAAGATGGCATTTTGTGTTGTGCAGGTTAGAAAGGGAAAGGTCATTATTACATTAGTGAAGGATGAAAAAGCATCATGGGCAGTGCAACTATCACAGCGAGGGCTGGAGCAGCAAAGTGATGAAGAAGACGATTGACAATAACACTTCAGTTAAATGTTAATGAACAggaaatcatttaaaaatgaaccTGATAAAAAGCCTGATGTGATGatggttttattaaaaaatgttatttgtaagTCCTTTAGCTATTTGCTTTATAAATCTGAAATGCAATGAGCAAGCTTCATCAAGATACACGACTTATAGATGACATACATACAAATGACTTCAACTTTGGAACTGAATTCAGTATTTAAAgagttatgatttttttatattttgctttcccATGCTTACCACTATGACTGCGAGAAAATCCAGGAACTTATTAATGAATTGCTTTCAAAGATGCAATAACAAAttgtctttaaagaaatttaaaggTCGTTATCTTATTTTCAAAGATTGTTAATCATGAATACTTGATTGAATGAAttagattttttaaacagatttgttttctttttactttccatttatttcactttttatttcccATTCACAATGACACCAATATGGtttacaacaatttttgtttttaatattaagaGAATGAACTAGTTGCTTTGCTATGCTTATCTCTTATAAGCTGCAATCTTTTTGTGATCATCTGTTAAccatatttcaaaattaaagttatttcttttatttgtagatTGAAAACTGTACagttacttgtttttattacatCATTATGACTTAAAGTGTCATCATGTTTTAGGAAACTTTGAAATGTACTGGGTTTTAAGCTTAATTGTAGACATGTAAAGGCAAAATATCCATACATATCTGTTATTTGctctcatatttttttgtaataaatgcaCGCTGGATATTATTTGTGATTATGATACTGATTTAGATGTAAAACACTTAAAAGAAAGCTTGCTATATGATTCTTCAATACCTTCGTAGTCTtgcttttttgcattttatatgTAGCTGAAGCACTCCTTACAATGCTGACCCAAGTCAAATGTGAAATTTAGCTGAAAGCCATTGACAAGTGAACAAGTTTGTTATAAAAATGCGTAGGCTATTTATAGTTccctttttaattaaaagcacTTATGGACTGACTTGTATTCATACTTTTGAAGTGATTGGATGTCAGTGGGAGAGCTTCCAGCTTAATCTGATGAAACATTTGCAGTTTTGCAGCAAATGAGATTTTGACCCAGATCTTGTCAAATCTAGAAGAGAACTGCTATGTTCAAAGGCTTGTATTTTGTGAATAGAAAATAGAACTCACTCCCTGGAAAATAACTTTGCACTTGGATTAGCTTTTAAGggtttgtgtttattatgtattGTTAAAATCCTTAATGGTTATTTCGTGTTTGCCTACGCTGCAAActaataaaatgtcttttaataaATCTCAAATTTTGTACAACAATTCCTTccattaaattttgtaaaattataatacTTTAGGGATTTCCTACAAAGTGATCTGAAATGTGCATATTTATCTCTTTGTCAGATATTTAAGTGTTATTGCATTGTTTCAATTATAAATGACCAGCTTTATTTATCCCAGTGGGAGCAAgctcattaaagaaaaaaaaaatcaagaacaaGTGCTTGTTATAAGACAAGGATAAGGCAAGTGGTGCATCatagtaaaacacaaaaacaatcttGTATCTAAAACCATTCATAATGCACATATACATCATCATACACTCATGTGTACAGACAACCAACAATTCATCTATGGTTAAGCAGCTGAGAAACAAAGGGCACATATGCTTTCAAGTGCCTATTGCTTCTGcatacagaaataacaaaatatttgcctaaactgtaaaaaattcTCCTTGCTTGTTCTGGTATGGATAAAATGGTAGTTTTTCTCATCAGAGAAAGAAGCCAAATCCCTCTGCTGGGTTACAgttaaatgttacattttagtttttttgctGTGCTCAAACTTAATGATAAATCTTCAAATTGTTGTAAGATTGTTTTATTCTGTAACTTGATTtctgaaagaattttaaatcTTATGGTTGCCATTCTTGGTAAACATAAAAACGCAGTTTAGAATGCATGTCCCagaattgtttacaaaattctactaaaataaacaagtcatcAAACAAGTTTAAGAAGTCATAGGCATGATCAAAactatcttttaaaataaaatgaaatatggcatttaaactgatatttttctgCTGCTATGCAGGTAAGTTTTGGCATAAGTTTACTTGCTACAGTGGCAATGGCAGCcattattataaagaaaaaaaatttaggagGCCTTGTGTTAaatccacacacaaatacatttgtatcaaattataaaactatggaggaaaagagaaatgattTGCAGGTGATATTGCTTATTACTGTAACTTATTATTCCAATGAAAAACATCATGTATCAGATGCATGGTCATGGCATTAAGGTATcgaaacatgaaaataaattgcactgATTGATTCTAGTCCTGTATTGTTGCAACTTACCCACAAGTTAGAACTGCAATTCTGACATACTATTGTGGGGAAAACTGGATCCCTCAGTGTGAATCTGAATGTCTGGCTAGTTATGGGACAGTTATTAAAGATCTCTCAAGTCCAAATTTTACTGGAGTTGACAAATATTATGTAACTGAAATGTTGTTTGAATTACTTCATCATACCCATTTCTAGAACAAAGTCCTTGGAATATTATATGAAAGAATCATCATATTAGATGTGCTTTAAAGAATATTTAGCAGAAGATACTGTAAGCTTTCATGTGCACAATGGAGGTTGAAACCTTATAGCCAACAAACAGCAAACCAATCATCTAGTTTCTTTTCTAAAGTCTTCATCTATACTTActactgtaataataaaatagttggATAGACATTGACTGACTGAAAGGTTTAGGGTTGGTGTTTACACCAAATCAACTGAATGTGATCACTTGGGTGAGCTAAGACAATCCTGCAAAAAGGCGAGATCTGACTCATAACCCAGGTAGGTGTAATTGCTTTTATAAATATGGTGTACCTCTGATTTAACATAGGCCTGCAGATTGATATCACAGTAGTGAGCACACAGTGGCAGAAGTCCTTCAGTCACCACTGTGTTACGATGTGCCAATCGGTGACTCTTGCAGACGGACATGTTGCTCCACACCAAAACGGAACTGGCATACTCCTTCCACCTCCCAGGTCACTGTGCGATTTTCGACGGTCACATTTGAATCCTTAATGTTCTTCTCATTTTTGATCACCTCGCTCAAGTCACCTTCAACTGACTGAACAAAGGCATTGTTGTCACGTAGGTTTGTAATGACAACGATGACCATGCCCTTGACTTGCACTGCCATCTTGAATTTGGCACTGTATTCCTTCTCGTGCACCACCAGCTCAGCCACTGTGCGATGGTGTGGTGGCACCTGTTGAAAACGCAAGCCAACAGTGGTTAGTGATATTTCATTTCGTTAGGATTGCTGTATTATTTACGCTTGTGTAAATGTACACTTGTATATTGTAATGCATGTTGTCTTCATTGATAAAATGATTAGGACTACCGTTGAGATAATAAGCTAGAATTATGTGTTGTGTTCCTTGCTGAGATCATTAGGACTACTGTAGAGACTATGACCTAGAATTATGTCTTGCTACTTTAAGTCTTTAAACTCCATGAAAATCTCTTATTTTTGAATGTGTAGATATCCATGCAAAGCAGTACTCTTGCCAAAAACTTGCACGTTTGGCAAAGTAAACCTCAAACATTGGAACATAACTCCTTTCCATTCTTCATTTGAATCATTCAGCCACTTGATGCTTTGAATGTGCATTAAAGACTTTCTTGTTCCAAAAATATCCCCTGCAGTAACACCTCTCCTACTGCAGTTCGAAGTTGCtaaagactgtgtgtgtgtgtacatgtgtgaacaagagagagggacagagaaaGCACtaaattttctagaaaatgttCCCCATATCCACTTGCTATGTGTTCTCTGCCTGTGTCTTACATGCTGACCTTAATAGTACTGTTGATGGTCCAGGTCATTGTCTCCTCTTTTATATTTTCGTCTGTTGACTCCATGTTGACTTCTCGCCCAAATCCAGCCGTTGCTGTAGCGACCTCATCTGGAAGACCTAGCTTAAGCTGTCATAAATCAAAAAGGCATATTTTTAACATGTCTTCTTTTCATATGCTGTCTTTTGTAAGAGTGCTGATCCGGGAGTGATCAATATTGCTGCAGCttcataaatactttttctttcaattgtACACTGAAATGTCTAGAAGATCGACCAGtaccagagaaagaaaatattttgtataaaactTGACAAAACATTGGGAACAAGAAGTACTTTTATCATGGCATATAATTGACCTTTTTCAACTATTACTGTTTggattttacctctaggtgcaTGCCCTTGGTAAACCCTTTAGTAACTGAAGTGATACAACAAGAGGTTGTTGTGCGCTCAGTCTGAAATGAATGGTCTTGCTCATTGTCTGTCATATTCTCATATGTTGACctgaaatattgtaaaaaaaaaaaaagtcatgcatTAGTAAGGGTATACTGTTAATTAGTGAGGGAAAACCCTATAATGAATGGCTTGGTGGGAAGAATAAATGAGTGGTGATATGTTCAGATTGACACACTCTTTTttaaactaacacacacacatttgcatgcaAGCGCAGCCACATATGAATACAAATTCATGGACACATACCTATAACCAAACAAGGAAGATGTGTTTGCAAGTTAAGAACTTAGAAGAGTTGAGGATACAGTGGGTTAACTCACTTGAAGACAACTTGGGACTGAGGTCTGTCAACCAATCGAGAGTCTGAATACTCAGGCTGGGAACTAATGAACTTGACACGAGACCAGTTAACCTCTAGCCTGACATCCTCATAACGAAGCCTGCTGTGGTCCTTCAAGCGTGTCTTCAAGAAAAAATCCCAAGCCcacttcttcacaaactcctcCAGGTCTGCTATCTTGGGTGCCATCTTGATATATTGGGCTTATGGACTGGCAGGAGATCTGCAACACACAATTCACCTGCCTTTATCATATTGGTGGATAATGAACAATACTTTGAACTTTGATTGATGCACAATAGTCTTGGGGTCTAGGCAACTAATGCCCAAATGCACTGATACATTATGGTCTGGGTagtaaaacaaagttttttaaCCACTCAAATTTGATCATGGAATG
This is a stretch of genomic DNA from Pomacea canaliculata isolate SZHN2017 linkage group LG3, ASM307304v1, whole genome shotgun sequence. It encodes these proteins:
- the LOC112559937 gene encoding uncharacterized protein LOC112559937, which translates into the protein MAPKIADLEEFVKKWAWDFFLKTRLKDHSRLRYEDVRLEVNWSRVKFISSQPEYSDSRLVDRPQSQVVFKSTYENMTDNEQDHSFQTERTTTSCCITSVTKGFTKGMHLELKLGLPDEVATATAGFGREVNMESTDENIKEETMTWTINSTIKVPPHHRTVAELVVHEKEYSAKFKMAVQVKGMVIVVITNLRDNNAFVQSVEGDLSEVIKNEKNIKDSNVTVENRTVTWEVEGVCQFRFGVEQHVRLQESPIGTS
- the LOC112559939 gene encoding uncharacterized protein LOC112559939, whose amino-acid sequence is MAADGERIATTGAVEKGEDKVIVTCLVDDLQVSGLVNKTVKNGSVSVTFGDSSLDMTAIVKGKNKETVFRKVVKKLPGPIMKDQCTWTVRKGKVIITLVKDEKASWAVQLSQRGLEQQSDEEDD